The genomic window CTTCGAGAGGAAGCGAGCGGTCTGCCCCGTCTGCGTGTAGACCGCCACGGCGCGCGCCCGTGCATCGCGCGCCGCCTGGCTGGCGGCATGCACGACCGCATGCAGGTCCTCCTCGGGCGCGCAGCAGCCTCCCGACTCCTCGGCGCCCCACCCCAGTCCGCTGCGCTCCGCCTGCCGGATGATGGCGTCCATCATGCGCACCGATTCGAGCGGATACTGCCCGGAGGCCGTCTCGCCGGAGAGCATCACCGCGTCGCTGCCGTCGAAGACCGCGTTGGCGACATCCGAGGCCTCGGCGCGCGTGGGACGCGGGCTCTCCATCATCGACTCGAGCATCTGCGTGGCGGTGATCACCAGCGCCCCCGACTGATTGGCGGCGCGGATCATCTTCTTCTGCAGGACCGGGACCTCCTCGGGGGAGATCTCCACCGCCAGGTCGCCGCGCGCCACCATCAATCCGTCGGCATCGGAGAGGATCCCGTCCAGCGCCTCCACCCCTTCGCGCCGCTCGATCTTGGCGACCAGCGGCAGCTGCCGGCCCAGCCGCTCCATGGCGCGGCGCGCCCGCACCAGATCCTGGGGCTT from Candidatus Polarisedimenticolia bacterium includes these protein-coding regions:
- the pyk gene encoding pyruvate kinase, whose product is LGRRQLISTDYRHLPQDVRKGSRILLDDGNMELEVLRVSGTDILCRVVVGGLLSEHKGINLPGTPIAASSPTAKDRREIEFALQEGADWIALSFVKKPQDLVRARRAMERLGRQLPLVAKIERREGVEALDGILSDADGLMVARGDLAVEISPEEVPVLQKKMIRAANQSGALVITATQMLESMMESPRPTRAEASDVANAVFDGSDAVMLSGETASGQYPLESVRMMDAIIRQAERSGLGWGAEESGGCCAPEEDLHAVVHAASQAARDARARAVAVYTQTGQTARFLSKLRPPCPIIALTFDAGVARQMALYWGVTPLVIRYARDTDTMLRMGEREILRRKMAARGDRLVVVAGSAPYPGGTNMMKIHIVGKPVGRSRQATRT